ACAATGAAAAAATCACTGCACCATCTCATATCAAGCAGGATAATAAGGGGATTCAAATACAATATCAACATCACAAAGATCGGCGCCTACAAATTCAGGCTGTTCCTGAACCTCCACAATGTGAGCCAGGAAAGCGACAATAACCTGCTGCAATTCCTGCTGACAACGAGAGAGACGGTCCAGATGAACAGGACAGTCGGAGAGTGGGACATGGAGATCGACATCGAATCCCTCGACAGGGCAAGAGTCAGGCAGATAATCCTGAAACTGAGAGAAGAATTCAAGGATATTATACAGTCATTCAAGATAATCGAGGTCCTTGAGGCGCATAAGATCAGCTATATCCCCAGATACATCTTCGATGAGAAAGTCATGACCTGAGAAATCCTATCTCCTTAATCTGCTTCTCAAAGACCTGCGGCGTCTCAATCGTGACCTCGGCATCCTTGGGCAGGAGACCCTTAAGCATATCCAGATCAATGCCGCCTTCCCAGAAATTCATGTGGATCTCACGATAGGAACCTATAGGCTTCTTCTCAAGCTTCGTGTCAGTCATATGGAAATGGGAAGGCTTGAGATCAACCATCCTCTGGATGAATGGCCTGACATCCAACCCGAAGTAATGGGCATATTCGAATGCATGGCTCAAGTCAAGGCAGAAACCTATCCTGCAAGGCCTGATGACAGACTCCACATCTTCCGGTGTATTGACAAGATGCCTGAAACCATGGACTGCAGGAGGCATGTTCTCGATCATCATCCTCCTGTCATGATGCTTTCTCACAAAATCCCTGACTGAATCGATATTACAGGCAGGATTCTCGGCAAGCTCCGGGTGTATTATTATCTTCGAAGAATCGAACCTGTCAGCAAGATGCTGAGACCACATCAATGATGCAAGATTGATCTTCCCCTTCGCAGGATCAGCAAAATTCACCTTGTTGAAGCTGTGGGCGTTATGGATGATGATCGGCCTGCCTATCCCAAGGAAATCATCATACCCATGATCAGGGAAAGCATACAGCTCAAAGAAATCAACATGGTCCCTTATCCTCCGGACATATTCCAGAGGCACATCAGGCCAGACCTTTATCCCGACCTTCATCATGACAGCCTCTTGACCTCGATGCTTATTGCTGGCCTGCCTACACGGATGTACCTGGGGCATTCTGTGAATTCAAGCTTCTTCTCACTGCAATATGAGATTATCTTCTCCCTGTCTGCCTCAAGATGAAGAGCCACGACGACAACCAAGGATCTCGAATCCCTGTGGATGATGTCAAAATCCTGCAGGTCATCCTTCACCATCCCGCATCGCTCCATGAGCATCTCAATCCTTTCACGGGCTCTCTGGAGCTTCTGGTAGAGCTCGATGTACTGCGGGAAGAAAGACGAGAGCGAGAAGATATCCTTGGCACCCTCAAAAAGGCCCTTGTCCTTCACGGAGATGAAACCGCCATACCCAAGATCGACAACCTTCCATCTGCCGAAAGAACCTATGAGCACATCAGAAAGG
Above is a genomic segment from Candidatus Woesearchaeota archaeon containing:
- a CDS encoding sugar phosphate isomerase/epimerase — its product is MKVGIKVWPDVPLEYVRRIRDHVDFFELYAFPDHGYDDFLGIGRPIIIHNAHSFNKVNFADPAKGKINLASLMWSQHLADRFDSSKIIIHPELAENPACNIDSVRDFVRKHHDRRMMIENMPPAVHGFRHLVNTPEDVESVIRPCRIGFCLDLSHAFEYAHYFGLDVRPFIQRMVDLKPSHFHMTDTKLEKKPIGSYREIHMNFWEGGIDLDMLKGLLPKDAEVTIETPQVFEKQIKEIGFLRS